Genomic segment of Zonotrichia albicollis isolate bZonAlb1 chromosome 36, bZonAlb1.hap1, whole genome shotgun sequence:
TTTTCCCTATAATGCATTGAAAAGTACGGGGAGATGACTTGTTCAGAATTGcctctgtggcagcagctctctggctaCAGAGAGaaacaactttcccaggcatcaTGGTGGGAAAGTCTGTAAGAAGATCAGAGAgaagaatgagaaaaaattcttatcttcactAGCTGAACCTAGTATTGTAAAcgtgtggaatgtgttatggagatttacCAATGGGTGGTTTCTTAAATAGCCAATGGTGATGGTATTTGGATTGGAGGACCAATTAGGACCACCTGTAGCAAACTAGACTATAAAAGTATGGGTTTCTTAATAAAGATTGTTGTCAGCCTTCtgtgaatcatggagtcaaagTCTATTAATACCTGGCTGTGGGTCCTTGACGTGAAAGGCCTCCATGCTAATGTAAGCAAATGCTgaagtagctgtgatcccatgagAAGTTTGAACAAGGAAAGAGAGTAATGAGACCCTGTGCCCTCAGGGACAGAGGAAGATCTCTGTTCCCAGAGATGAAGATGATTTCAGAAATAATGAAGAGAACCTTGCTCTTAAACAGTTCATCTTTAAACAAACACCCCATAAGTTGACATGGCCCATAAACACAGCTGGGGGAAAagatgtgaaaaaatgggagggaCTTCACAATTGCAGATTTTCTGGATGGCTGGTATTCATGGAAATTGAGAGCCATGAGAGAACAGTTTTCTTATGGAGAAGTCTCCATAGCATGAAAGAGAGACTCCTCTCCCtaaaggaaatgaagaaaactaTTCTAGATGTGGTAAACTGACTGGAAATTTTAGGTTTTGTCTCCTTATATTGtcaataagaaagaaaaggttgtagggagaggagaagtGTTCTCAAAGTTTTCTGATTCTGATTCCTATTGTTCTTTTAATTGCTGGTATTAACATTGCTTTACCCCCTTTAAATActctttcttttagttactATTATGAATTTTTCTTCATACCCTTTAAAAGATTTGAGCCTACTTTGCTTCCTCCGAATCCTCCCTCACAGCAGATACTGAGTAAGTATATTCTAGTGAGTGCACCGGTAATTAGCCTACACTGAACCCACCACACCAATTAAAACATTTGCaaagaaatctcaaaaaaaatacTACAAAAAACTTCCTGATGAACTGCTCCAGACAagagggaaatcaaggcagagccatggtttgtcaggacttgCTTGATCCTAATGGGTCCTGtagtgcatttggagctgagccctggaacctcagggcctgagaagagattgcacaaacctttccaggagtcaaagtCAGAAGCAAACTCCAAAGTGTCTCAAGGCatgaatgggtcccactgaggtccatTCCCTACACAGGCTCCACATGGACTTATAGGAGGAGAGAATTataggccaggatggcacaaaaacctcttggacactcagtgtggaaaggaaaatccaaagtatcttaaaaaaccttgagtatctcaaagcaTGAATGAGctccactgagtgtcagtacacagctctcaagggactcgttaaagcagataattggggccatgattgtaCAAAGTTCtgacagagtctgtatcaaaatgGAAATagcaagtaccttaaaataactgaagtaccctgaagcaTAAATGGCCCACTAAGTGTCATAACAGATAAAGGCTCTCAAGGGACACATGAAAGGAGATATTGGAGGCTGGAACAGTACCATTTTTTTCatagagtctgtatcaaaagggaaacaccaagtagtttaaaaaactgaagtaccctaaagtattaatgagcccgagtgagtgttgttactgacaaagcctctccagggactaattacagcagataattggaggccatgattgcacaaacctctcagagactccaaggcaaaagccaaacccaaagtcctctgaaaaacctgcagtctctgcagggagcattaaggagccccaagggccattcctgagcaaggctccccagggacttcttctagcagatccttgaggccactggaatgtgggctagggggggatgctgagggcaggacaaggggctgacagtgcccagcctggctggggctgtgccaggaggccccagggcctcaggacaaggtgtctcctcccagcccttggtggcacagaccctgctgtgccccggggcaccaagacttggcttctctttgtcccctcctgtcatcacggcctccagttctctgctctgcctggggcctggggacactttctcagttgtgtccctcagtgggacccattaaaagtccaagaaactttggagttggattctgacttggagttctggagaggtttcttcagctccctctcaggaactgatgttcagggcctgagcacaaagccccagaggctcattaaagtccttgtgctgtgtctgtgctgctgagctgggctgggctcctggcacagaggcagctcctggtaagcaagaagagcttcaaaagcacatttctctcgatgagcagctcttctgccagcccagcagggctggggcactgcctgcagccaccctgggcacagcacagaggcacagagagcttcaatcagtcagggctgggaaggtgctgagaagtgcctggggcagaatctctgccagcccttggcacaggaacctctggctgcaggacaatgcagctgcagctcctggagccatctcctcaaGCTGGAACAGTgtctacagaccctgtgagtaccttctctgattgtctcttgtgcagagcagccaggggtgcccagggtgcAGAGCAGCCCGGGGTGcctggggctgtcctgcagagcagggtcctgcagcccagggcgctgtgctggggcagggactctgctgcctgccagagACAGCtgtcagccagccctggcagctgctcccagtgctggggaACAAGGTCtaggtgggaggagacagctggtaaggcttggaagtgttctccttgtgcAGTGATGATGCTGCGTTTTCCAGGACTGCTCCCATCCcggcatttaactgcagaacatttccaagtagatTATACAGTGAGCATAgcaaggcaggggcagcaggaaaggGGAAGTCCTGCTTTTTTAATCTATTATTTTGGGTTACCTGAATGGGAAATTGACCATAGATATTCATTTTAGTTCAGCTtgaggcaaataaaaaaaaaaaaaacattatctCTGGTCTAAACAAatcaggcagtgacagaaatcagcacagggccccTCACAGGCAGAATCAATGCTACTTTTCCAGCCCCCTTAGAGTTGCTCTGACGTTGCCATCAGAGcttgcagagccagagctgcccctgggcggtgcctgagctgggaggggtctgcagggcagagctgagcccccagggctgggctgggctctggcagcactggcagggcccagccctgggcacagggaagcagctgctggaagggaCAGCTCcaagcagcagagccctgggcaggcagtgggggggAAAGTGCCCCCAAGCTGTGCTGTGATATTTCAAGTCCTCTCCATAcccaactattccatgattacttttCTTACAGATCCCCAAGGCAATAGAGAATatatgtccaacagcagctccatcagccacttcctcctgctggcactggcagacacgcggcagctgcagctcctgcacttctgcctcttgctgggcatctccctggctgccctcctgggcaacggcctcatcatcagcaccatagcctgcagccaccacctgcacacgcccatgttcttcttcctgctcaacctggcactcagcgacctgggcttcatctgcaccactgtccccaaagccatgcacaattccctctgggacaccaggaacatctccttcAAAGGATGTGCTACAcaggtctttttttttgttttctgtgcagcaacagagtatttcctcctgaccatcatgtgctacgaccgctacgtgtccatctgcaaacccctgcactacgggaccctcctgggcagcagagcttgtgtccacatggcagcagctgcttgggccagtggctttctctattcactgctgcacacagccaatacattttccctgcccctgtgccatggcaatgccctgggccagttcttctgtgaaatcccacagatcctcaagctctcctgctccaaatcctacctcagggaatttgggctcattatgttttccatttctttacTATTTGGTTGTTTTCTGTATATTGTTGTtacctatgtgcagatcttcagggctgtgctgaggatcctcTCTGAGCAGGgccggcacaaagccttttccacctgcctccctcacctggccgttgTCTCCCTGTTCATCAGCACTGTAAtctttgcctacctgaagcccccctccatctcttccacatccctggatctggccctgtcagttccgtacacggtggtgcctccagccctgaaccccctcatctacagcctgaggaaccaagAGCTCAAGGCTACTATGAGGAGACTGCTGACTGGATGGTTTTGGAAATATTAAAGAGCTTGCCAATTTCTGCCAATCATgtgtaataaaagtaatttttgatacttcttgttcatttggttgtgggttttttcttttatttcctttttgaatCTTGTCTACAAAGAAAGGTCACTGTTTATGCCATTTcccattttgtttctctctatcTTCCCTACGgtcacagactgtgtcaatgaggggctatAGCCTTGCTGCCTTTAAATGAACTAAAGGAtgtcccagcaaagttttctgcagagatgcctttttgttgccttctctggagctgcagcagcaatgtctgtgtgcagagctggggcagatcagtgctggcacagcagctgtgcccagcagcagcagcacttggtgttgccagtgctgctgccgtggccctgccccgctgccctggtggccctggtgttgctgcagggcctgagtgctctcggggccgggcgcAGCCCtgagggtggcagtgccagggctgcatcagggACAGGCcacgggcactgctggggcagcactgatgcctcaggccagggctccttgcccaggctctctcaagaacacggcCAGGCCAAtggtcagcacagaaaacccctgtgagcagCCTCCGGCCATGGGTATGGGGAGATGAACATCAatgagcacaaatgccatcagcccctggggccagcaagggctgggggacggCAGAGAAACCACTCacctttgtcctggcctctgcagtcagccagaaagtttgttcccatcagctgggattttcctgtcccactgcagatgctgttgctcaaaGCCAGgactgcctggcagccacccccaactGCCCTGAACATTTCCTTgtcttcacctttgctttctttgctcTTCCTGCTACAAATTTCTTCTTcttgcccacccctgttccgTCCCCTGAtgacagcccatccctgtttgccctttcctctctggccccactccccattgcagttcctgacttggccccatgggaacgtcccttgggcagcaggatcatcctacaagtgctgcaggaattgtctgcaggctactgcagtgcctggtgctgctcccttgccagaggcaccccaggccagggggcacatctgggctgctgtgtctggctctggggctccctgttctgggcagtgaagaggagctgcagaggctctgcaggactgacaggatgggctttggggctggcaggagaagctgggggaCCTGGACTGCTGGAGCCTCTgcagaggaggcccagggctcatcctgcaactgctccaagggtggttccagagaatcccagaatcagcaagggtggaacaggtgttgccttctgatataaGGCAAGGCGACCTGGTTTCGAGGAGCAGCACGGTGACCCAAACTCACCAGGTTCACTCAGGCCAAGGAACATGCAGATACCAATGTGGTAGacggtcaaaggcctttattgTCTCTTCTCTtagggttttatagtctaagggctTCTCTACGTCAGAGGGGGTCTGCAGTactatctatggttagtaaggagtggaaagttaccAGCATTACTATCGTTAGGGAGGCTACATTCCTGGTTACATTCCTAGGGTGATCTCTTATCTCAGGGGATTAGGGGAAAAAGAAGTCCTACCGCTTTCCGTCACATCGCGTGATCTTCCGATCGCCAGTCCCTGTCCTACTACAAACAGgtcatggagatcatcaagtccaacctgtgccctgagcctggtctcccctgagcctcctcttctccagtaTAAACAATCTGAGCTCCTTCAGACGCTCCTCACCGGCCTTGttttccagacccctccccatccttgccttccttctctggacacactccagcccctccatgtccttcctaaattggggagtccagaactggacacagcactccaggtgatacccaagcagtgctgagcacaggggaacaatcactgccctgctcctcctggccacaccattcctgatccaggcctggagccattggccttcttggccacccgggcacactgctgcctaatgtccagcctgctgtccatcagtccctgcaggtccctttctgcctggctactgtccagccactctgtccccagcctgtagtgctgaaGGGGTTGTtatggccaaagtgcaggacccggcacttggacttgttaaacctcaccttgttggatttgggccctggatgcagcctgtccagggccctgtgcagagctctcctaccctccagcagatcaacactcccagacAACTTGGTGTCCTCtcagttccatgaggccccagagtgtcccaacGGTCTCCATGAATCCATGAGGCcgcccagtgtcacaatggtccctttggttccctgggaccccttggtgtcaccaagtcccttggatccttgggcACCACAAAGTCACAATTGttccctcagttcccagagtccttgcaatggagcaatggccccttgattccattgtccccaggctctcccaagggtctccttggttccagagtggcacactggccccttggttccacaaggccctgcagtgtcacagtggcctctctGGTTCCAGGAGGACCCAGACTGTCACCAtggactccttgcttccattcagccccacagtgtcacaatggccccttggctctgtgctgccatgtcgtacacagtgtcaccatggtcctcttAGTGCCAccaggctctgcagtgtcacaatgccctcttgcttccccagggccctgcagtgtcacaatcatcagagaatcaaccaggctggaaaagacattggagagcatcaagtccaacctgggACCCAACACtaccttgtcacccagaccatggcactgagtgccacatccagtctttctttcaacacttccagggatggtgactcacccatctccctgggcagcccattccaatgcccaaTCACCCATTTGTGTCAAGAatatttcctaatatccagtctaaatgtcctctggtgcaGCTTTTGACTGTGTCCTCTCGTCCTTTCCCTGTAGCCTGTGAATGGAGAccgacccccacctggctgcaccctcctgtcagggaattGTAGACAGTTGTAGAGAGCACAGGgaaagaatcactgccctgctcctgctggctgcaaCATTCATGACACAtaggagtgccagggcttggatgaggaaaatggtggggagggggtggggacagagtgtgattgattgtcagccatggagGGTCTTGATCTTCATATCTATCCAGACTTCATTAGAAGGTCAATATCAACTGGGGATTGCTGATATCAAACTataaataggaaaagaaaacaggacaaaactATTCTCTCTACATTATTTTCAATATGgtatattcactttgaatagaCTTCTGAAATTTGTCTAATTAGCCACAGAAGAATCGAAAACTTCAATTATTCCCATGGGCTTTTCTTGTGTGGATTttttgaacaaatgtttatgagcctttttcagtgaattcctgaactgaagagctcaagaaagaagaggcctctggaatagtaaaattcatcatcaactgccaagtggctgaggatctattcccatcagagcagcaatcaacagaaatgggcacagctttgtggctgccccagctttggcatgggccctgggcctggagcaggagcagctcttgagggccccaaggccggggctcttgtgctgccctgggcagatgggatggcagcagaggctgcagagctctcagcacctcaggcagaggggagcagggcagccagggagcctcctttggccttggccaagctccttcccccatggcttgaactgagtcctgtggcagctgcagctgctgctgtgcccttgccaggggctgaggccgtggggcagtgcccacagcagcctggcctgagaggagctgtggggccagagccggctgggctgggctggggagaggcccttggtgctgcccagagctcagggcagctggcagagcttgcagggagctgggctgggctcagagagcctggcccagaaaccatcagtgtccatctcagcctggctgagcgtgcaggggcaggactcaggtcaggccttgtggggcagggccagcgcctgtgcaaggcattgcaaacaggcaagtggcccagagaggaggctgctctgtgcccttggtggcatggacagagcagggaaagggcccaggacatttgtcagtgccagcctctgtCCCCGTGTGTTGGCAGACCTGGCTGCCGAGCCCAGCTTttgcctgggctgagtttggctgtggtcAAGCTCCATCGTCCTGCAGGGCTCGgggcctgttcccagccatggtcagccctggctgcctctctgctggcccagaggccagcagagcccggggcagggctgtctgtgcagccccacaggtgccacgggctctgcaggagctggcagaggctgcccagcagggaggccatggggcacagagccccaaggctgctgtgggcaccacggcacaggggccgttcccagccgcaatgctcctggcccgggctgggcctgcacaggggctgggccaccatggctgggccagcacagggccacaaaggggtcACGCAGCCGCTGccagggctgacagcaaggccaggcacacacaagcaattgctgagcatggcctgtgctggccaggcctgactgcgccaaaggcagagctcagctgcccttggggctgcaggaacagtccagagcccaaagagcctccatggctgtgctggagaccaaggctgcaggagggaaatgcagggctgcagcgggatggggagggcattgaattccagcacacacctcagctctctgatgatcccggtaccatgctgggccctgtttcagactggagcagggcAGATGTTGATGGAACAGGAGCCTtgcagggctgtcagggacctgcagcttgcaaggatCTCTGCTCTCGCTCAGGTGCTCTCGgagagatccaatcccagctcggcacctcagggcacaagtggcactgcctgttcatggCCACACcactgatgtctgcctggaaagggaCACAGGTTTAATACTTGTACATTTCACATTATATGAgtatatttttgtaattttggtGACATTAGTGCTTTTGGGAACTGTCAGagttttcccaccaggaacaaAAATTTCCCAGAATTTGGCTGATTTCATGAAAAGAAATACTGATTTTCCCAGCTACTTGTGTCACCAATATTCAGTCTAttatttcctttccctcttcctTCAGGTGTTTCCCACTCATCTGTTGaaatggccatgtctaaggacATGTCT
This window contains:
- the LOC141726563 gene encoding olfactory receptor 14J1-like, yielding MSNSSSISHFLLLALADTRQLQLLHFCLLLGISLAALLGNGLIISTIACSHHLHTPMFFFLLNLALSDLGFICTTVPKAMHNSLWDTRNISFKGCATQVFFFVFCAATEYFLLTIMCYDRYVSICKPLHYGTLLGSRACVHMAAAAWASGFLYSLLHTANTFSLPLCHGNALGQFFCEIPQILKLSCSKSYLREFGLIMFSISLLFGCFLYIVVTYVQIFRAVLRILSEQGRHKAFSTCLPHLAVVSLFISTVIFAYLKPPSISSTSLDLALSVPYTVVPPALNPLIYSLRNQELKATMRRLLTGWFWKY